The genome window ACCCTTTGAACCAAGCTGAAATTCCTGGTTCGCTTGATAAGTTTAGAATTGGTGGTCGTCCGTTGCCAATTGAATGGGATAGTAGTCAGTCGAACAATTAGATTCATGCAAAAACAATCTGTTGTGTTATGCAGTAGTCAGAAACAATCAGTTGTGTTATGTTATCTCCAGAAACAATCCAGTAATGTTGTTTAGGTTGCAACCAGCGCACTGTTTCCATTTGCAACTGGTCTATTCATCTAGTTGTTATCGTACTCTAAACTGCAGTTTCCAATTTTGTTTGAAAAATCCCAGCCATTGCAGTTGCAACCAATGTATATGTTTGTGTTCTGTACCCACCGGCGAGGTGGAGTCCTTCCATATGAGGCAGTTGCAACCAGTGTATATGTTACAGTTGCAACTGAAATTGTAATCGTAGTTGCAATTGGCCATGACCACTCATTTTTATATCTATGTTTTGGTAACCAGCATAATGGCAAACTTTGCAAACCTGTTTATGAGTAGTAGCAACTGTTATATTATAATAAAACaagatatattttaattataTGTCGAGACGTAAACAGATAACACAGATTCATGTATTATTCAGTGTATACATACAGTTGCAATCAGCGCAACTACGATGTTGCAATTGGTTGGTCATGTGTGTCCACTGTTTTCCGAACAGTCACACAGTCATTATTGAGTTTAACTTACACAGAGTTATAAAATAAGATAAAATTGAAATATTACATTGGAGATTCAGTCAGATTCATAGTCATCCTTAATCACTTTCGTCCTGGTAATTAACATGGCAAGTTGTCGCCCTCCTAATTCTTGCAATCACCGCGTGTGCTGCTGACTCCTGCACCGCCATAGTGCACCCAGATTGCTGTGTATCATCCCCCTCACTCTGTGCCTCATCTTGATTCCCATCTAGTCCTTTTTTTATTGTTGGGCGACCTCTTTTTCTTGGAGTCCAACCTACAGTTTTTGCACTTCTCTTTTTGTCCTTGTTCTCGGCCGCTCTGCTTCTGTTTGGGTTCTGAGGGCATGTTGTGCTATAGTGCCCCCTAACATGGCAGGTTTGGCACTCTCTTATGCCCTGACCACCACTATATGTGCTGTATGGATTAGCAGGTTCCACACTATTTTTAGCACATTTAGCCCCACTGGCAGACTTCCTACCCTTCGTGCGCGACACTGGCGGTTCAGTCAATCTTAGATCAGTGAGGCAGTTTGCAGAATCTGGATTCAGACCCGATTCCGGTGGTGGTGTaggtccagttggcatcacaacagGTTCTATATTGTTGTCAGAACTTTGTTGTGTTGGTGCAATGGGACCAATATTCCGCCGTCCTTCTGCATCTTGCTGCAACTCAGTATTTGTTGCTTCGTCCGGACCAATCGGACCAATCTCCGCTGTTCGTAGAAGCTCAATCCCAGGAGTTATCATGTCGATGTGCCTGATAGTTTCAGTGTATGCTCTATCAGATTTGCTTCCCGCTCTTCCCAGTCGCATTAACTTTGGCAGCAGCTTCGACAACCTTGACTGCTCTGTCTCATTTTGACCACCAACACTCACATCGTGCCGGTCCCACGGAACCACAGATCTTGCATTACGTGTATATCGCTTCAGAATGTACTTTTCAGGTATGTTTTGGACTTGGAGGTGGGTGAATGCCTTTATTATGTGCATGCAGAACAGACCTGCATTTTTTTGTTGCAATTTGGATGTAAATATGCAGGAACATCAATGTTTAATTTTGTTAATGTAACGAGGTTGCAATTCATCTCACCTGTATGCTCCCACTGCATGCATTCGCATTTATACACGCCTGCTGCTTTGTCAGCCACCACTTTGAATGCGTGTTGTGCCCAGCAAAATGTCCCATCGCCTTTCTCATGTTTCACCAAGTAACCGCATTCCACTCCCGGATCAGGCTCTATCACAAAAGCTGTGCTGTTAATATATTCCCTCTTGTATTCATTGTACACAGCCCTGGTGTACACCCTGCTGAGTTGCTCATCAAATCTTGATTTGCAGGCTCTGACAACTTCAGTCTGCATCaataccagcagttgcaatcacatcagacagcagttgcaattacatgaGACAGCAGTtgtaatcattgtttgtttaaccaatttttgggcatagttatatagaagttgcaatcacaccagaccatcagttgcaattacaccagacaacagttgtaatcattgtttgtttaacaaaaTTCCCTAGAGTTATTCAGTGcttgcatccacaccacaccagcagttgcaattataaCACAACAgtagttgcaatcattttgtttacattttttaacagatatttgggtagaattatacagtagttgcaatcacaccacaccagcagttggaATCATTTATGTTTAACAGTTTTTTTACAATCAGACCAAAAAATTCAGgggtgtgggcaaatacctgtgaGTAGTGTGATTCCCCAGCATCCATGTGGTCTGTGTGCTGAATCGAGTCAAGCACCCTCTTTGCAAATATATGCAGGCTTGTCACATTGTTAACATAACCATCTTTCAAAACCCTGTTTTGGCTCTCAGATCTCTGGGTGGAAGTCATTCGCCCACAGTACATGCCTTTGAAATATGTTGTTATCCATCTCTTCCTTTTTTGCCACAATGCAACAATTGCAGGGTGTTCTCTTATGCCACATTCATCCACCAGTTTATTCCACTCCACCTCAAATTGTGTGGGTCCCAGAGGATAGTTTATCAGGGACTGCAGTTTCTCCTTTAGATTATTATCATTGTGCAATTTGTACAGCTCCTCGAGTTCGTAATCCCATGTTCTGGTTATGTGCCATCGGCAATTTCGGTGTTGTGTCTTGTTAAACACaatccttattgcttccttcatCGCTGCATCTTCATCTGTTTGTCAAAAATAAAAATCAGCAAAAAACCCCAATAGGTTTGCAATCAAGCAGTTTAAAATATTGCAATCATCTTCAAAGATACAGTTGCAACAAC of Zea mays cultivar B73 chromosome 8, Zm-B73-REFERENCE-NAM-5.0, whole genome shotgun sequence contains these proteins:
- the LOC103635327 gene encoding protein FAR1-RELATED SEQUENCE 4-like, giving the protein MAPPSLPHLESPRCSSPNSLAIVVAGGADPILPSPIATTGAGVRGGSGDPLHHKTLLTPPPSIPPGSLITPDAAQLFHPDANILDVFVPRVQQTFDTKEEAYLFYLDYAKLAGFSVRTKRTSKETTHWVCNREGFLKPGQENEEPMTNKTSMRIGCPAYVKVKEDKKRNIWYFHHVQEAHNHKLEPSPRMVRYMHSHKQREAALDDLFAIMSKSGVPTQAAMNVMSELFGGRQNWPFTEKDVHNKKAEQAREERDGDMDKLFQFFRECKEHNEYFYWDVDFEPKTNVLRSIFWCHASQRAEYKDFGDVVTFDTTHKTNNKHMPLAMFVGCSNNLKNVSFGQALLRDETIDTFRWLFETFKSCMGGQQPFVILTDEDAAMKEAIRIVFNKTQHRNCRWHITRTWDYELEELYKLHNDNNLKEKLQSLINYPLGPTQFEVEWNKLVDECGIREHPAIVALWQKRKRWITTYFKGMYCGRMTSTQRSESQNRVLKDGYVNNVTSLHIFAKRVLDSIQHTDHMDAGESHYSQTEVVRACKSRFDEQLSRVYTRAVYNEYKREYINSTAFVIEPDPGVECGYLVKHEKGDGTFCWAQHAFKVVADKAAGVYKCECMQWEHTGLFCMHIIKAFTHLQVQNIPEKYILKRYTRNARSVVPWDRHDVSVGGQNETEQSRLSKLLPKLMRLGRAGSKSDRAYTETIRHIDMITPGIELLRTAEIGPIGPDEATNTELQQDAEGRRNIGPIAPTQQSSDNNIEPVVMPTGPTPPPESGLNPDSANCLTDLRLTEPPVSRTKGRKSASGAKCAKNSVEPANPYSTYSGGQGIRECQTCHVRGHYSTTCPQNPNRSRAAENKDKKRSAKTVGWTPRKRGRPTIKKGLDGNQDEAQSEGDDTQQSGCTMAVQESAAHAVIARIRRATTCHVNYQDESD